In Brachionichthys hirsutus isolate HB-005 chromosome 5, CSIRO-AGI_Bhir_v1, whole genome shotgun sequence, a single genomic region encodes these proteins:
- the dkk3b gene encoding dickkopf-related protein 3b: MSGVALLSVSLSLCFIWMTGGAVRSDSATLRDVLEQNPLSLNDMFRELEELMEDTQHILEEAVNQITTETEKSLSLDQRSNAVNGTKKVTKTGGGESISTAGDAALSHTHMDTPAQGNNLEHECVVDEDCGHLKYCLYEIEKSKCLPCIPTDMPCTKDEQCCTTQKCVWGQCTVNATRGSEGTICQGQMDCRSDLCCAFQREFLFPVCNPKLEKGESCWNHPNLLMDMLAWDQEGPRDHCPCADGLQCQPHGRGSVCGP, encoded by the exons ATGTCCGGCGTTGCGCTGCTGTCAGTGTCTCTGAGCTTGTGCTTCATTTGGATGACTGGGGGCGCGGTGAGAAGCGACTCGGCGACCCTCCGGGACGTCCTGGAACAGAATCCGCTCAGTCTGAATGACATGTTCCGAGAATTGGAGGAGTTGATGGAGGACACCCAGCATATACTGGAAGAAGCTGTGAACCAG ATAACAACTGAGACTGAAAAATCATTATCACTGGATCAGCGTTCAAACGCCGTCAACGGCACGAAGAAGGTAACAAAGACGGGAGGCGGG GAATCCATTAGCACAGCAGGAGACGCTGCCTTGTCACACACCCACATGGATACGCCTGCTCAAGGGAACAATCTGGAGCAT GAGTGTGTGGTGGACGAGGATTGTGGCCACCTGAAATACTGTCTGTACGAGATTGAGAAGTCCAAGTGCCTCCCCTGCATACCGACAGATATG CCCTGCACTAAAGATGAGCAGTGTTGCACAActcagaagtgtgtgtggggcCAGTGCACAGTCAATGCCACCAGAGGATCAGAGGGAACTATCTGTCAGGGTCAGATGGACTGCAGGTCCGACCTCTGTTGTGCTTTTCAGCGGG AGTTCCTGTTTCCGGTGTGCAATCCCAAACTAGAGAAGGGGGAGTCCTGTTGGAACCACCCCAACCTACTGATGGACATGTTGGCCTGGGACCAGGAGGGACCCCGTGACCATTGTCCCTGTGCTGACGGCCTTCAGTGCCAGCCTCACGG GCGTGGATCTGTTTGTGGACCGTAG